A region from the Alosa alosa isolate M-15738 ecotype Scorff River chromosome 7, AALO_Geno_1.1, whole genome shotgun sequence genome encodes:
- the LOC125298479 gene encoding somatostatin receptor type 5, translating to MESTEGPVGVTLMSDLNLSTVGMMDGISEEGGNFSTNFSDHSVPFQGSSSMMTAVISLTVFLVGLTGNTLAIYVVLRYAKMKTVTNIYIFNLAVADELYILGLPFLTTQNVLSYWPFGSFLCRVVMTADSLNQFTSIFCLTVMSIDRYLAVVHPIRSTRWRRPRVARVVSAAVWAVSFVVVLPVVVFSDVQDTFRSCNMNWPEPHNVWSTVFILYTAILGFFGPLLVICLCYLLIVVKVKSSGARAGFTKRRRSERKVTRMVVVIVVVFVLCWLPFFIINIVNLVVILPESSAMAGIYFFSVILSYANSCANPLLYGFLSDNFKQSFRKVLCVRKTNGVEDGDPSQPRTEKTTTHDTFLTPRNNDFNGQVQSSQDMQLEPCGGSGQEPPPARPIITDQSTL from the coding sequence ATGGAGTCCACAGAAGGCCCAGTTGGAGTGACCCTGATGAGTGACCTCAACTTGTCCACTGTAGGCATGATGGACGGCATCTCGGAGGAAGGGGGGAATTTCTCCACCAACTTCTCTGACCACAGCGTGCCTTTCCAGGGCAGCAGCTCCATGATGACGGCCGTCATCTCGCTGACCGTGTTCCTGGTGGGACTGACCGGCAACACCCTGGCCATCTACGTGGTGCTGCGCTACGCCAAAATGAAGACGGTCACCAACATCTACATCTTCAACTTGGCGGTGGCCGACGAGCTGTACATCCTCGGGCTGCCCTTCCTGACCACCCAGAACGTCCTCTCCTACTGGCCGTTCGGCTCCTTCCTCTGCCGCGTGGTCATGACGGCCGATTCGCTGAACCAGTTCACCAGCATATTCTGTCTGACGGTCATGAGCATTGACCGCTACCTGGCCGTGGTGCACCCCATCCGCTCCACCCGGTGGAGGCGGCCGCGCGTGGCCCGTGTGGTCAGTGCGGCCGTGTGGGCCGTGTCCTTTGTGGTGGTGTTGCCCGTGGTGGTGTTCTCAGATGTCCAGGACACCTTCCGTTCTTGTAACATGAACTGGCCAGAGCCACACAACGTGTGGTCCACCGTGTTCATCCTCTACACGGCCATCTTGGGTTTCTTCGGGCCACTGCTGGTCATCTGCCTTTGCTACCTGCTCATTGTGGTGAAGGTGAAGTCGTCGGGGGCGCGGGCCGGCTTCACCAAACGGCGGCGCTCGGAACGTAAGGTGACCCGCATGGTGGTGGTCATCGTTGTGGTATTTGTCCTCTGCTGGCTGCCCTTCTTCATCATCAACATTGTCAACCTGGTGGTCATCCTGCCGGAGAGCAGCGCCATGGCCGGCATCTACTTCTTCTCGGTCATCCTCTCCTACGCCAACAGCTGTGCTAACCCACTGCTGTATGGCTTCTTGTCTGACAACTTCAAGCAGAGTTTCCGGaaggtgctgtgtgtgcgtaaaaccaatggtgtggAGGACGGCGACCCCAGCCAACCGCGTACAGAGAAGACCACTACGCATGACACCTTCCTGACGCCTCGCAACAACGACTTCAATGGCCAAGTGCAGAGCAGCCAG